The Salvelinus namaycush isolate Seneca chromosome 16, SaNama_1.0, whole genome shotgun sequence genome has a segment encoding these proteins:
- the LOC120061366 gene encoding poly(rC)-binding protein 4-like → MRLPVCNSHITMNCEQDFGDGGLGVTLTLRLLMHGKEVGSIIGKKGETVKRIREESNARVNISEGSCPERIITITGSTDCVFRAFTMITYKLEEDLTTLVANGTISSKPPVTLRLVIPASQCGSLIGKGGAKIREIRESTGAQIQVAGDLLPNSTERGVTISGSQDSVIQCVKLICTVILESPPKGATIPYRPSLSPGALLISGNQVFEASDFTPHPLYSVSQGGLDLQQAYTVQNQYGIPHTELAKLHQLSMQQNMQQNMQQNMQQNMQQSTMCQQATTILPGMDSNSSQELLIPNDLIGSIIGRQGAKINEIRQMSGAQIKIGSQLEGTSDRHVTITGTPISINLAQYLITSCLETAKSTAQAASMASPNMADLNMAFTQPVSPASSPHSASTLAAMSALSPTPVMGHPYGVLPFSSLLGVKSVPFLTLSSPTPQVAVTAAPSHTTLAAYTTKISSANCIKKPDRQKFAPY, encoded by the exons aaaggagagacggTGAAAAGAATACGAGAAGAG AGCAATGCACGGGTGAACATCTCAGAGGGCTCCTGTCCAGAGAGGATCATCACCATCACTGGTTCTACAGACTGTGTCTTCAGGGCCTTCACCATGATCACATACAAACTTGAAGAG GACCTCACTACACTGGTGGCCAACGGCACCATCAGCAGCAAACCCCCAGTGACCCTACGACTAGTCATCCCAGCCAGCCAGTGTGGCTCCCTCATCGGCAAGGGAGGGGCCAAGATCAGGGAGATCAGAGAG AGTACCGGAGCACAGATACAGGTGGCAGGGGATTTGCTGCCAAACTCTACTGAGCGAGGGGTGACGATATCGGGGAGTCAGGACTCTGTAATCCAGTGTGTCAAGCTCATCTGCACTGTAATCCTGGAG TCTCCTCCGAAAGGTGCTACTATTCCTTACCGGCCCAGCCTCTCCCCAGGAGCACTTCTCATCTCTGGCAACCAG GTGTTTGAGGCATCAGACTTTACCCCCCACCCTCTATACTCAGTCTCCCAGGGGGGGCTTGACCTGCAGCAG GCCTACACTGTACAAAACCAATATGGCATTCCTCATACAGAG TTGGCCAAGCTACATCAGCTATCCATGCAGCAGAACATGCAGCAGAACATGCAGCAGAACATGCAGCAGAACATGCAGCAGAGTACCATGTGCCAGCAGGCTACAACTATTCTACCCG GAATGGACTCAAACTCATCGCAGGAGCTCCTTATTCCAAATGAT CTGATAGGCTCGATCATCGGCCGGCAGGGCGCTAAGATCAATGAGATCAGGCAGATGTCGGGGGCTCAGATCAAGATTGGCAGCCAGCTAGAAGGGACCAGTGACCGTCACGTCACCATTACAGGCACACCAATCAGCATCAACCTGGCccagtacctcatcacctccTG TTTAGAGACAGCTAAATCCACGGCCCAAGCAGCGTCCATGGCCTCCCCCAACATGGCTGACCTCAACATGGCCTTCACCCAGCCCGTCTCCCCGGCCTCCTCCCCCCACTCCGCCTCCACCCTGGCAGCCATGAGTGCCCTCTCCCCAACCCCCGTCATGGGCCACCCCTACGGCGTTCTGCCCTTTTCTAGCCTGCTAGGGGTCAAGTCTGTCCCCTTCCTGACTCTCTCTAGCCCCACGCCCCAGGTCGCTGTCACCGCAGCCCCCTCCCACACCACCCTGGCAGCCTACACTACCAAAATCTCCTCAGCCAACTGCATCAAGAAACCCGACAGACAGAAGTTCGCACCCTACTGA